Proteins co-encoded in one Mycobacterium mantenii genomic window:
- a CDS encoding acyl-CoA synthetase translates to MCHDVQAVKTQGAAVDLNISMVTRPVERLIATAQNGLEVLRLGGLETGSVPSPSQTVESVPMYKLRRYFPPDNRRGQSPAGPPVLMVHPMMMSADMWDVTREEGAVGILHAHGIDPWVIDFGEPDKIEGGMRRTLADHIVALSQAIDTVRDVTGSDIHLVGYSQGGMWCYQVAAYRRSKALASIVTFGSPVDTLAALPMGIPANFAAPAANFMADHVFSRLDIPSWMARTGFQMLDPLKTAKARVDFLRQLHDREALLPREQQRRFLEREGWIAWSGPAISELLKQFIAHNRMMTGGFAVNGQMVTLTDITCPVLAFVGEVDDIGQPASVRGIRRAAPNAEVYEYTIRTGHFGLVVGSKAAQHSWPTVAEWVKWLSTGGDKPTSIDLMADQPAEHTDSGVALSSRIAHGLGEASEAALGIARGAANTVVAANKSVRTLAVETARTLPRLVRLGQINDHTRISLGRIIEEQAHDAPQGEFLLFDGRVHTYEAVNRRVNNVVRGLIDVGVRQGDRVGVLMETRPSALVAIAALSRLGAIAVVMRPDADLAASVRLGGVTELLTDPANLDAVLGSDRQGLRQVLVLGGGESRDLHLPEDSDVIDMEKIDPDAVELPGWYRPNPGLARDLAFIAFSAAGGELVARQITNYRWAVSAFGTASTAALDRRDTVYCLTPLHHESALLVSLGGAVVGGTRIALSRGLDRDRFVQEVRQYGVTVVSYTWAMLREIVDDPAFVLQGNHPVRLFIGSGMPTGLWGRVVDAFAPAHVVEFFATTDGQAVLANVSGAKVGSKGRPLPGAGRIELGAYDAEHDLILENERGFVQIAEPKQVGVLLAASNGPIDPSASVKRGVFAAGDTWISTEYLFYRDDDGDYWLAGRRGSVVHTVRGLVYAEPVTDALGCINGVDLAVTYNVPVGDHEVAVSAVTLLPGASITAADLTEAFAKIPIGLGPDIVCLAPEMNLSATFRPTVSALRAAGIPKAGRHVWYFDAETSQYRRLTSGVRSELSGAQS, encoded by the coding sequence ATGTGCCATGATGTCCAAGCTGTCAAGACTCAGGGAGCAGCAGTGGATCTCAATATTTCGATGGTCACACGACCGGTCGAGCGGCTGATCGCCACAGCACAGAACGGGCTGGAGGTCTTGCGGCTGGGGGGCTTGGAAACCGGTAGTGTCCCGTCGCCGTCCCAGACCGTCGAGAGCGTGCCGATGTACAAGCTCCGGCGGTATTTCCCGCCGGACAACCGGCGCGGCCAGTCGCCCGCCGGGCCGCCGGTGCTGATGGTGCACCCGATGATGATGTCGGCCGACATGTGGGACGTCACCCGCGAGGAAGGCGCGGTGGGGATCCTGCACGCGCACGGGATCGATCCCTGGGTCATCGACTTCGGCGAACCCGACAAGATCGAGGGCGGCATGCGGCGCACGCTGGCCGACCACATTGTCGCGCTCAGCCAGGCCATCGACACGGTCAGGGACGTCACCGGCAGCGACATCCATCTGGTCGGTTACTCCCAGGGCGGTATGTGGTGCTACCAGGTCGCCGCCTACCGGCGTTCGAAGGCTCTTGCCAGCATCGTCACCTTCGGTTCGCCGGTGGACACCCTGGCCGCCCTGCCCATGGGCATCCCGGCGAACTTCGCAGCGCCCGCGGCCAATTTCATGGCCGACCACGTCTTCAGCCGGCTGGACATCCCCAGCTGGATGGCGCGCACCGGCTTTCAGATGCTCGACCCGCTCAAGACCGCGAAGGCGCGGGTGGACTTCCTGCGCCAGCTGCACGACCGCGAGGCGCTACTGCCGCGCGAGCAGCAGCGCCGATTCCTCGAGCGCGAAGGGTGGATCGCCTGGTCGGGCCCGGCGATCTCGGAGCTGCTCAAACAATTCATCGCCCACAACCGGATGATGACCGGCGGCTTCGCCGTCAACGGCCAGATGGTGACGCTCACCGACATCACCTGTCCCGTGCTGGCTTTCGTCGGCGAGGTGGACGACATCGGGCAGCCCGCGTCGGTGCGCGGCATCCGGCGGGCGGCGCCCAACGCCGAAGTCTACGAATACACGATTCGCACAGGACATTTCGGCTTGGTCGTGGGATCCAAAGCGGCACAACATAGCTGGCCGACTGTCGCCGAATGGGTGAAGTGGCTGTCCACCGGCGGCGACAAACCCACCAGCATCGACTTGATGGCCGACCAGCCCGCGGAGCACACCGACAGCGGGGTAGCGCTCAGCTCCCGGATCGCACACGGCCTGGGGGAGGCCTCCGAGGCGGCGCTGGGCATCGCGCGCGGCGCCGCCAACACCGTCGTCGCCGCCAACAAGTCCGTACGCACCCTGGCCGTCGAGACGGCCCGGACCCTGCCGCGCCTGGTCCGCCTGGGCCAGATCAACGACCACACCCGAATCTCACTGGGCCGCATCATTGAAGAACAGGCGCACGACGCCCCGCAGGGCGAATTCCTCCTGTTCGACGGCCGGGTGCACACCTACGAGGCCGTGAATCGGCGTGTCAACAACGTTGTTCGCGGACTGATCGACGTCGGGGTGCGGCAGGGCGACCGGGTCGGCGTGTTGATGGAGACCCGGCCCAGCGCACTGGTGGCCATCGCCGCGCTGTCCCGGCTCGGCGCGATCGCGGTGGTGATGCGACCCGACGCCGATCTCGCCGCATCGGTGCGGCTCGGGGGAGTCACCGAACTGCTGACCGACCCCGCCAACCTCGACGCGGTATTGGGCTCCGACCGCCAGGGGCTGCGGCAGGTGCTGGTGCTCGGTGGCGGCGAGTCGCGCGATCTGCACCTGCCCGAGGACTCCGACGTCATCGACATGGAAAAGATCGACCCGGACGCCGTGGAGCTGCCGGGGTGGTACCGCCCCAACCCGGGACTGGCCCGGGATTTGGCGTTCATCGCGTTCAGCGCGGCCGGCGGCGAGCTGGTGGCCAGGCAGATCACCAACTACCGCTGGGCGGTGTCGGCCTTCGGTACCGCATCGACGGCCGCCCTGGACCGCCGTGACACCGTCTATTGCCTGACGCCGCTGCACCACGAGTCGGCGCTGCTGGTCAGTCTCGGCGGTGCGGTGGTCGGTGGCACCCGCATCGCCCTGTCGCGCGGCCTGGACCGGGACCGATTCGTCCAGGAGGTCCGCCAGTACGGCGTCACCGTGGTGTCCTACACCTGGGCCATGCTGCGTGAGATCGTCGACGACCCGGCGTTCGTGCTGCAGGGCAATCACCCGGTGCGGTTGTTCATCGGTTCCGGCATGCCGACCGGGCTGTGGGGGAGAGTCGTCGACGCGTTCGCGCCCGCCCACGTCGTCGAATTCTTCGCCACCACCGACGGGCAGGCGGTGCTGGCCAATGTGTCGGGCGCCAAGGTCGGCAGCAAGGGCCGCCCGCTGCCGGGCGCCGGGCGCATCGAGCTGGGCGCCTACGACGCCGAGCACGACCTGATCCTGGAGAACGAGCGCGGCTTCGTGCAGATCGCCGAACCCAAACAGGTCGGGGTCCTGCTCGCCGCCTCCAACGGCCCGATCGATCCGAGCGCCTCGGTCAAGCGCGGCGTCTTCGCCGCCGGCGACACCTGGATATCGACCGAGTACCTGTTCTATCGCGACGACGACGGCGACTACTGGTTGGCGGGCCGGCGCGGCTCGGTGGTGCACACCGTCCGCGGTCTGGTCTACGCCGAGCCGGTCACCGACGCGCTGGGATGCATCAACGGTGTCGACCTCGCGGTGACCTACAACGTGCCGGTGGGCGACCACGAGGTGGCGGTGTCGGCGGTGACCTTGTTGCCGGGGGCCTCCATCACCGCGGCCGACCTGACCGAGGCCTTCGCCAAGATTCCCATCGGCCTGGGACCCGACATCGTGTGCCTGGCACCGGAGATGAACCTGAGCGCGACGTTCCGCCCGACGGTCAGCGCCTTGCGGGCCGCCGGGATACCGAAGGCCGGACGCCACGTCTGGTATTTCGATGCCGAGACAAGTCAGTACCGCCGCCTGACCAGCGGGGTCCGTTCCGAGCTGAGCGGAGCTCAGTCATGA
- a CDS encoding Trm112 family protein, with translation MIDDALLGILVCPDDRGPLLLVDDELLYNPRLRRAYRIEDGIPVLLIDEARDVDDDEHSRLIAQGRPADPR, from the coding sequence ATGATCGACGATGCACTGTTGGGCATTCTGGTGTGCCCGGACGATCGCGGCCCGCTGCTGTTGGTCGACGACGAACTGTTGTACAACCCGCGGCTGCGGCGGGCCTACCGCATCGAGGACGGCATCCCGGTGCTGCTCATCGACGAGGCCCGCGACGTCGACGACGACGAGCACTCCCGGCTCATCGCACAAGGCCGTCCGGCAGATCCCCGGTGA
- a CDS encoding TetR/AcrR family transcriptional regulator has translation MTTTNAGRRRRGRPAGVSDTRNRILASARELFASKGIRNTSIRAVAAAAGVDSALVHHYFGTKEKLFAAAVHIPIDPMDIIGPLREVPVEEIGYRLPSMLLPLWDSDLGTGFIATLRSVLAGSEVNLFRTFIQDVIAVEVGPRVDDPPGSGIIRIQFVASQLVGVVMARYILQLEPFASLPPDQIAETIAPNLQHYLTGDLPDGLVR, from the coding sequence GTGACGACCACCAACGCCGGGCGCCGGCGGCGGGGGCGGCCGGCCGGGGTCTCCGACACCCGCAACCGCATCCTGGCCAGCGCGCGAGAGCTCTTCGCCAGCAAGGGGATTCGCAATACGTCGATTCGTGCGGTGGCCGCGGCCGCGGGAGTGGATTCGGCGCTGGTGCATCACTATTTCGGCACCAAGGAGAAGCTGTTCGCGGCGGCCGTGCACATCCCGATCGACCCGATGGACATCATCGGCCCGTTGCGCGAGGTGCCGGTCGAGGAGATCGGCTACCGGCTGCCCTCGATGTTGTTGCCGCTGTGGGATTCCGACCTGGGCACCGGGTTCATCGCCACCCTGCGGTCGGTGCTGGCCGGTTCGGAGGTCAACCTGTTCCGGACGTTCATCCAGGACGTGATCGCCGTCGAAGTCGGTCCGCGCGTGGACGATCCGCCGGGAAGCGGAATCATCCGCATCCAATTCGTCGCGTCGCAGCTGGTGGGCGTGGTGATGGCGCGCTACATCCTGCAACTGGAGCCGTTCGCGTCGCTGCCGCCGGACCAGATCGCGGAAACCATCGCGCCGAACCTACAGCACTACCTCACCGGGGATCTGCCGGACGGCCTTGTGCGATGA
- a CDS encoding ABC transporter permease — translation MHVTGRRVSVHHQAQHHARSRLGLKGYTATTARILRQLAADHRSVAMILLVPVLVITLMYFMFQNAPHRPGTPAPFNNACLILLGLFPLFVMFIITAITMQRERASGTLERILTTPLRRLDLLIAYGTAFSIAAAAQAILACIVSFWLLGFDTAGSPMWVFVIAIVNAVLGVGLGLLCSAFARTEFQAVQFIPLVMVPQLLLAGIIVPRALMPHWLQWISNVLPASYALEALQQVGAHPELTFIGVRDIFVVLGFALAALCLAAATLRRRTP, via the coding sequence ATGCACGTCACTGGAAGACGCGTTTCTGTCCATCATCAAGCGCAGCACCATGCGCGAAGCCGGCTAGGGCTCAAGGGCTACACCGCGACCACTGCGCGGATCCTGCGTCAGCTGGCGGCCGACCACCGCAGCGTCGCGATGATCCTGCTCGTCCCGGTGCTGGTGATCACGTTGATGTACTTCATGTTTCAGAACGCCCCGCACCGGCCCGGCACACCGGCACCGTTCAACAATGCGTGCCTGATCCTGCTGGGCCTGTTCCCCCTGTTCGTGATGTTCATCATCACAGCGATCACGATGCAGCGCGAACGGGCATCCGGGACGCTGGAACGCATCCTGACCACTCCCCTGCGCCGCCTGGACCTGCTGATCGCCTACGGCACCGCCTTCTCCATCGCCGCTGCGGCGCAAGCCATCTTGGCGTGCATCGTGTCGTTCTGGCTGCTGGGTTTCGACACCGCGGGCAGCCCGATGTGGGTGTTCGTCATCGCGATCGTCAACGCCGTGCTGGGAGTCGGTTTGGGCCTGCTGTGTAGTGCGTTCGCCCGCACCGAGTTTCAGGCCGTGCAGTTCATCCCGCTGGTGATGGTGCCGCAACTGTTGCTGGCCGGCATCATCGTGCCGCGCGCGCTGATGCCACACTGGCTGCAATGGATCAGCAATGTGCTGCCGGCCAGCTACGCGCTGGAGGCCTTGCAGCAGGTGGGCGCGCACCCGGAACTGACGTTCATCGGGGTGCGCGACATCTTCGTGGTGCTGGGCTTCGCCCTGGCGGCGCTGTGCCTGGCCGCGGCGACGCTGCGGCGGCGGACGCCGTAG
- a CDS encoding ABC transporter ATP-binding protein: MMSSSRDELIAGPHDPAVHIDRLRVIRGKLTALHDFSVRIDKGSITGLLGPSGCGKTTLMRCIVGTQIVTSGTVTVLGHPAGSPALHRRVGYLPQDPTIYNDLRVVDNVRYFASLYGFDRQAAEAAVERVGLSDHRTALCANLSGGQRIRVSLACALVCQPELLVLDEPTVGLDPVLRADLWEQFADLARAGTTLLVSSHVMDEADHCGDLLLMRDSRLVAHTNPTQLREDTGCTSLEDAFLSIIKRSTMREAG, encoded by the coding sequence ATGATGAGTTCATCTCGTGATGAATTAATCGCCGGCCCACACGATCCGGCCGTGCACATCGATCGCCTGCGCGTGATCCGCGGCAAACTCACGGCTCTGCACGATTTCTCGGTGCGGATCGACAAGGGCAGCATCACCGGCCTGCTCGGCCCGTCCGGCTGCGGCAAGACCACCCTGATGCGGTGCATCGTCGGCACCCAGATCGTGACCTCGGGAACCGTCACCGTGCTCGGCCATCCGGCCGGGTCGCCGGCGCTGCACCGCCGGGTCGGGTACCTGCCGCAGGACCCGACCATCTACAACGACCTGCGGGTCGTCGACAACGTCCGCTACTTCGCCTCGCTGTACGGGTTCGACCGCCAGGCCGCCGAGGCAGCGGTCGAGCGGGTCGGGCTGTCCGATCACCGAACAGCCCTGTGCGCCAACCTTTCCGGCGGTCAGCGCATCCGGGTGTCGCTGGCGTGCGCGCTGGTCTGCCAGCCCGAACTGCTGGTGCTCGACGAGCCCACGGTAGGGCTGGACCCGGTGCTGCGCGCGGATCTGTGGGAGCAGTTCGCCGACCTCGCCCGCGCCGGGACCACGCTGCTGGTGTCCAGCCACGTGATGGACGAAGCCGACCACTGCGGCGATCTGCTGCTGATGCGCGACAGCCGGCTGGTCGCCCACACCAACCCGACCCAACTGCGAGAGGACACCGGATGCACGTCACTGGAAGACGCGTTTCTGTCCATCATCAAGCGCAGCACCATGCGCGAAGCCGGCTAG
- a CDS encoding ammonium transporter, whose product MHAIDPAATAWLLASTALVLLMTPGLAIFYGGMVRTTGVLNMIMMSFISIPLVTVAWLLVGYTIAFSEDGVSGLAGNLRHFGMLGITPDTIHGTVPELLFATFQLTFAIVTAALVSGAIADRAKFAAWMVFVPVWTIAVYSIVAHWVWGPGGWLAKLGVLDYAGGLVVEIVSGSSALALALVLGPRIGFKKDAMRPHNLPLLFVGLGLLWFGWFGFNAGSALAANGTAAAIFLNTLVAGCLGMLGWLAVEQIRDGRPTTFGAASGVVAGLVAITPSCGTVNTLGATVVGLAAGVVCAFAVGAKLRFNYDDSLDVVGVHFVGGVVGVSLIGLFATAVMTAGPQGLFYGGGAGQLGKQALAIGVVALYAFAVTFVLGKVIDRLMGFRVSTEDETTGVDLTQHAETAYAEGVHGHLPQRRPPIGERFN is encoded by the coding sequence ATGCATGCGATCGACCCCGCCGCCACGGCGTGGCTGCTGGCCAGCACCGCGCTGGTCTTGCTGATGACGCCCGGCCTGGCGATCTTCTACGGCGGCATGGTCCGCACCACCGGCGTGCTGAACATGATCATGATGAGCTTCATCTCCATACCGCTGGTGACGGTGGCTTGGTTGCTGGTCGGCTACACCATCGCGTTCTCCGAGGATGGGGTCAGCGGCCTCGCCGGCAATCTCAGGCATTTCGGCATGCTCGGCATCACCCCCGACACCATCCACGGCACCGTTCCCGAACTGCTCTTTGCCACCTTCCAGCTGACGTTCGCGATCGTCACCGCCGCCCTGGTCAGCGGTGCGATCGCCGACCGCGCCAAGTTCGCCGCCTGGATGGTGTTCGTCCCGGTATGGACGATTGCGGTGTATTCGATTGTCGCGCACTGGGTATGGGGGCCCGGCGGCTGGCTGGCCAAGCTGGGTGTGCTCGACTATGCGGGCGGGCTCGTCGTCGAGATCGTCTCCGGCTCCTCCGCCCTGGCGCTGGCGCTGGTGCTCGGGCCGCGCATCGGCTTCAAGAAGGACGCCATGCGGCCACACAATCTGCCGTTGCTGTTCGTTGGTCTCGGGCTGCTGTGGTTCGGCTGGTTCGGGTTCAACGCGGGTTCGGCCTTGGCCGCCAACGGAACCGCCGCGGCCATTTTCCTCAACACTTTGGTGGCCGGGTGTCTGGGCATGCTCGGCTGGCTCGCGGTCGAACAGATCCGCGACGGTCGGCCCACCACGTTCGGTGCGGCCTCGGGTGTGGTCGCCGGCCTGGTCGCCATCACCCCGTCGTGCGGGACCGTCAACACGCTCGGCGCGACGGTCGTCGGACTCGCGGCCGGCGTCGTGTGCGCTTTCGCCGTGGGCGCGAAATTGCGCTTCAACTATGACGATTCGCTCGACGTGGTGGGCGTGCATTTCGTCGGCGGCGTGGTGGGTGTGTCGTTGATCGGTTTGTTCGCCACGGCGGTCATGACGGCGGGCCCGCAGGGTCTGTTCTACGGGGGCGGTGCCGGCCAGCTGGGCAAGCAGGCGCTGGCGATCGGCGTCGTCGCGCTCTACGCGTTCGCCGTGACGTTCGTGCTGGGAAAGGTGATCGACCGGCTGATGGGCTTCCGGGTCAGCACCGAAGACGAGACCACCGGAGTCGACCTCACGCAGCACGCCGAAACCGCTTACGCCGAAGGCGTGCACGGGCATCTGCCGCAGCGCCGCCCTCCCATCGGCGAACGCTTCAATTAG
- a CDS encoding DNA-3-methyladenine glycosylase — MAEARGRFREGTTAAQLLVDPVEAARRLLGATLTARGVSGTVVEVEAYGGVPDGPWPDAAAHSYKGLRARNFVMFGPPGRLYTYRSHGIHVCANVSCGPDGTAAAVLLRAAALEDGTDVARARRGELVHTAALARGPGNLCAAMGISMDDNGIDLFAGDGAVTLELHEPLTAAYGPRVGVSQAADRPWRLWLPGRPEVSAYRRSPRAAAPGASD, encoded by the coding sequence GTGGCCGAGGCTCGAGGGCGATTTCGGGAAGGCACGACTGCGGCCCAGCTGTTAGTCGACCCGGTCGAGGCCGCACGCCGGTTGCTGGGCGCGACCCTCACCGCCCGGGGTGTCAGCGGGACGGTCGTCGAGGTCGAGGCCTACGGGGGAGTTCCCGACGGTCCGTGGCCGGACGCCGCCGCGCACTCGTACAAGGGCCTGCGGGCCCGCAACTTCGTGATGTTCGGGCCGCCCGGGCGGCTCTACACCTACCGCAGCCACGGCATCCACGTCTGCGCCAACGTCTCGTGCGGACCCGACGGCACCGCCGCCGCCGTCCTGCTGCGCGCCGCGGCCCTCGAGGACGGCACCGATGTCGCGCGTGCCCGCCGCGGTGAATTGGTGCACACCGCGGCCCTGGCGCGCGGCCCGGGCAACCTGTGCGCCGCCATGGGAATCTCCATGGACGACAACGGCATTGACCTTTTCGCGGGCGACGGTGCGGTGACCCTCGAACTGCACGAACCGCTGACCGCGGCGTACGGCCCGCGGGTCGGTGTCAGCCAGGCCGCCGACCGGCCGTGGCGGTTGTGGCTCCCCGGCCGCCCGGAGGTGTCGGCGTACCGCCGCAGCCCCCGCGCGGCGGCCCCGGGCGCCAGCGACTAG
- the tyrS gene encoding tyrosine--tRNA ligase, which yields MGDMIIDELGWRGLIAQSTDLDALTAEARRGPMTVYAGFDPTAPSLHAGHLVPLLALRRFQRAGHRPIVLAGGATGMIGDPRDIGERTLNEADTVAEWTERIDGQLRRFVDFDDSPTGAVVVNNLDWTGPMSAIEFLRDVGKHFSVNVMLDRDTVRRRLEGDGISYTEFSYMLLQANDYVELNRRYGCTLQIGGSDQWGNIIAGVRLVRQQLGASVHALTVPLVTATDGTKFGKSTGGGSLWLDSALTTPYAWYQYFFNTADADVIRYLRWFTFLTADELGELEQATAERPQQRAAQRRLARELTVLVHGESATEAVEHASRALFGQGELDRLDEATLAAALRETSVAELKPGGPDGIVDLLVASGLSESRKAARRTIGEGGVSVNNIRVDSEEWAPQPSDFLHGKWLVLRRGKRTVAGVEKV from the coding sequence ATGGGCGACATGATCATCGACGAGCTGGGCTGGCGCGGCCTGATCGCGCAGTCCACCGATCTCGATGCGCTGACCGCCGAAGCCCGGCGCGGCCCGATGACGGTGTACGCCGGCTTCGACCCCACGGCGCCGAGCCTGCATGCCGGACACCTGGTGCCGCTGCTGGCGCTGCGCCGCTTCCAGCGCGCCGGCCATCGCCCGATTGTGCTCGCCGGTGGGGCCACCGGCATGATCGGCGACCCGCGGGACATCGGCGAGCGCACACTCAACGAGGCGGACACCGTCGCCGAGTGGACCGAGCGGATCGATGGTCAGCTGCGCCGCTTCGTCGACTTCGACGACTCACCCACCGGCGCGGTCGTCGTCAACAACCTGGACTGGACCGGCCCCATGTCGGCCATCGAGTTCCTGCGCGACGTCGGCAAGCACTTCTCGGTCAACGTCATGCTGGACCGCGACACCGTGCGGCGACGTCTCGAGGGCGACGGCATCTCCTACACCGAGTTCAGCTACATGCTGTTGCAGGCCAACGATTACGTCGAGTTGAACCGGCGCTACGGCTGCACACTGCAGATCGGCGGCTCCGACCAGTGGGGCAACATCATCGCCGGGGTCCGGTTGGTGCGCCAGCAGCTCGGCGCCTCCGTGCATGCCCTGACGGTGCCGCTGGTGACGGCCACCGACGGCACGAAGTTCGGCAAGTCCACCGGCGGCGGCAGCCTGTGGCTGGACTCGGCGCTGACCACGCCGTACGCCTGGTACCAGTACTTCTTCAACACCGCCGACGCCGACGTGATCCGGTACCTGCGCTGGTTCACCTTCTTGACCGCCGACGAGCTCGGCGAGCTGGAACAGGCGACGGCCGAGCGTCCCCAGCAGCGCGCCGCCCAGCGGCGGCTGGCCCGCGAATTGACCGTGCTGGTGCACGGCGAGAGCGCCACCGAAGCGGTCGAGCACGCCAGCCGCGCGCTGTTCGGGCAGGGCGAACTGGACCGCCTGGACGAGGCCACGCTGGCGGCGGCGCTGCGCGAGACCTCGGTCGCCGAGCTCAAACCCGGTGGCCCGGACGGGATCGTCGACCTGCTGGTCGCCAGCGGGCTGTCCGAGAGCCGGAAGGCCGCGCGGCGCACCATCGGCGAAGGCGGCGTCTCGGTCAACAACATCCGCGTCGACAGCGAGGAATGGGCACCGCAGCCGTCCGACTTCCTGCACGGCAAATGGCTGGTGCTGCGCCGCGGCAAACGCACCGTCGCCGGGGTCGAAAAGGTCTAG
- a CDS encoding DUF732 domain-containing protein, producing MNFATSVRLTVLRILGVITGLVALAAVLSAPIRADMVGNAFLSALTNAGITYTQPTGTTAMGQSVCPMLFEPGGSFDEVTSKMAEGNGMSYEMAGKFTIVAIATYCPAVIAPLLSNRPQS from the coding sequence GTGAATTTCGCGACGAGTGTGCGGTTGACCGTCCTGCGGATTCTGGGGGTGATCACCGGCCTGGTGGCGCTTGCCGCGGTCCTGTCGGCGCCGATCCGCGCCGACATGGTCGGCAACGCCTTCCTGTCGGCCCTGACGAACGCCGGGATCACCTACACTCAGCCGACCGGCACCACGGCGATGGGACAGTCGGTGTGCCCGATGCTGTTCGAGCCCGGCGGGTCGTTCGACGAGGTGACGTCCAAGATGGCCGAGGGCAACGGAATGTCCTACGAGATGGCCGGCAAGTTCACCATCGTCGCGATCGCGACCTACTGTCCGGCGGTGATCGCGCCGCTGCTGAGCAACCGGCCGCAAAGCTAG
- a CDS encoding tetratricopeptide repeat protein, which yields MVDDRQRHRGERRGRPASSGWSGPGRARPAQPQGAARRDAQADRAPQDGPPIPPGVEAKQLAPDVRRELSTLDRATADAVARHLVAAGELLDEDPEAALRHARAARARSSRIATIREAVGIAAYHCGDWSQALAEFRAARRMGSKSSLLALIADCERGLGRPERAIELARGPEAAELSGDDADELRIVAAGARADLGQLAQALTVLSTPQLDPGRTGSTAARLFYAYADTLLALGRDDEALQWFLHSAAADVDGVTDAEDRVSELG from the coding sequence GTGGTCGACGACAGGCAAAGGCACCGCGGCGAACGGCGGGGGCGGCCGGCATCCAGTGGCTGGTCGGGTCCGGGTCGTGCGCGGCCGGCCCAGCCGCAGGGCGCCGCGCGCCGGGACGCCCAGGCCGATCGCGCGCCGCAGGACGGGCCGCCGATACCGCCCGGCGTGGAGGCCAAGCAGCTGGCGCCCGACGTTCGCCGCGAACTGAGCACCCTGGACCGCGCCACCGCCGACGCGGTGGCGCGCCACCTGGTGGCCGCGGGCGAACTGCTGGACGAAGACCCGGAGGCCGCCCTGCGCCACGCCCGGGCGGCTCGCGCCCGGTCCAGCCGGATCGCCACCATCCGGGAAGCGGTCGGCATCGCCGCCTACCATTGCGGCGACTGGTCGCAGGCGCTGGCGGAATTTCGCGCGGCCCGCAGGATGGGCAGCAAGTCCTCGCTGTTGGCCCTGATCGCCGATTGCGAACGCGGACTTGGCCGTCCGGAGCGGGCGATCGAACTCGCGCGCGGGCCGGAGGCCGCCGAACTCAGCGGCGACGACGCCGACGAGTTGCGCATCGTCGCGGCCGGCGCGCGCGCGGACCTCGGTCAGCTGGCGCAGGCGCTCACCGTGTTGTCCACGCCGCAACTGGATCCCGGCCGCACCGGCAGCACGGCGGCGCGGCTGTTCTACGCCTACGCGGACACGCTGCTGGCGCTCGGCCGCGACGACGAGGCGCTGCAATGGTTCCTGCACTCCGCGGCCGCCGACGTCGACGGTGTCACCGACGCCGAGGATCGGGTCAGTGAACTCGGCTGA